The DNA window ATCGCCGGCCGTGCTTTCAAAGTGGCGGCTGACGGGCTCAAAGGGAATGACGCCGATGCTTTCCGGCGAAATTCCGAAAAAAATGTGCATCATTACCGTATTTCCGGAAAGAACTGCGTGCCGGATCGCTGTTTTTTTAATACCGGTTTTGTCGCACAGCCGATGGATCAGGGGATTCAGCGTGTGTTCAATCACCAGGTTTTTCAGTTTTTCCAGCTCACCCTCTTCTGAACACAGCGAGATACGCGAGACCACATCGTCGGCCTTCAGAATCTGCTGGTTGTAGAGCGATTCCCGGCAGTCGACCTCTCCCGACGAAAGGTCGATCAGGGCCGCCACCACCGTGGTTGTTCCGATGTCCACAGCGAGCCCGAATCCACTTGAAAAACGCGGGTTGAGTGAGTGGGGCGGGAGTTCCATTTCATCCGCAATACGAGCCCCCTCGAAAGAAAGTACCGAAGATTCGGGCAGGAAAATTTCGGCGTCGTTGCTGAGCACCCGGGTCATGCACGAAAGCACCTCCCGGCGCTGTTCCGGGGCCACGGTGAACGTCTCCTCGAAAACGCGGTAGACTCCCGCTCCCAGCAGCACGTTGCAGCTTGCACAGGAGCCTCGGCCGCCGCATTTGGCTTCGATGTGCCAACCGGCTTTGCGGGCGAGATCCATGATCGAAGCATTCGCCTCGTTCTCCACGTCCACCGCTTGCCCATCAAAGTGAATGCAAATGGCCATCGCTTCCCCTGTCGGAAAGTAAAAAGGTCGAAGATCAAACCGCCGCTTTTCAGCGAATCAAGATCTTCGACCTTTCAAACATTCGGTTTCCGGTCGTTTAAGCGGCAACGCCGAGAGCTTCCTTGGCGGCCAGCACGCAGGTGTTGGCATCGTCGGAATAGCCGTCGGCTCCGATTTCGTTGGCATAATCCTGCGTCACCGGCGCACCGCCGATCAGGATTTTTGCGCCGCTTCCGGAAAGTCCCGCAACCACTTCCTTCATGTACGGCATGGTGGTGGTGAGCAAGGCGCTGAGCAGTACGAGCTGAGCCCCGCTGTCGACAGCTTCTCTGTATTTTTCGACATCGCAGTCCACGCCGAGGTCCATGACTTCGAAACCGGCCCCCTTAAGCATCATAGCGCAGAGGTTTTTGCCGATGTCATGGAGGTCGCCTTTAACGGTTCCAATCGCGACTTTTCCGATCGGCTCATGGCCGGCGGCTTCGAGCAGCGGTTCGAGCAGATCAAGTCCGGCCTGCATGGCGCGGGCGGCAATGAGCATTTCCGGCACATAGGCTTCATTGCGCGAAAAGCGGTCTCCGATTTCCGCCATGGCCGGAACCATGGATTCCATCAGGATTTCCTCCACATCGGCTTTCTTATCAATTTCAGTTTGAACGAGAGCGGCAACATCTTTGCGCTTTCCCTTCAGTACAGCTTCATAGAGTTCTTCGTTTCTAGCCATGGCTTCCTTCCCCCAAGTTCATTGTTTGCACCTTTTCGATCTTCATGTTTTACGCTTTGCCGACTGGCGGGAATAGAAGATTTATCGGAGAAAATCGTATAATCTTGCTGAAAAACCCCGTTTCCAAGGTTTGGAAAGGGGGTTGGTGTAAATCATTCCCTGTAAAACAGGGCATTTGGGGTTTTCCTCTATCTGGAAAACTAAAACAATCCTGTCACTTTGCCGGTATCGGTATCGACGTCGATTTTCCGGAATCCCGGATTGCTTCCAGTACCGGGCATCAGTTTGATATCGCCGGCCACCGGAACAATGAAACCGGCTCCTTTATAAATCAGCACATCGCGGATGGGCAGCCGCCAGCCCTTCGGTGCTCCCTTGAAGTCGGGATCGTGTGACAGACTCAGATGGGTTTTCACCATGCAGATCGCCATCTCCACCGTTTTCGGATCATTTTGCATGGCCTCGATTTTTTTCGTAGCGGTTTCGGACCAGTCGACCCCGTCCGCACCGTAGAGTTCGGTGGCGATTTTGTGCACGCGCTCCATCAGCGGCATATCCAGATCGTACAGAAACTCAAACCGGTTTTCCTCTTCGCAGGCTTCGACCACGGCTTGGGCCAGTTCAACTGCGCCGTCGCCGCCGAGTTCCCAATGTTTGGAAACGGCACAGCGCGCGCCGGCTTCTTCGGCAATGCGCCGCACCAGATTATGCTCCGCTTCGGTGTCCGTATAAAATCCGTTGATGCAGACCACGGGACTGGCACCGCTCTTTTTAACGATGTTGATATGGGCCTTGAGGTTTTCACAACCCTTTTCGAGCAACGCAAGCTCCTCATGCGTGTAGGCGGGATCAAGCGGTTTTCCCGGTTTTACCTGCGGTCCGCCGCCGTGCATCTTCAGAGCACGCACGGTGGCCACAATCACCACGGCATCGGGTTTCAAACCGGAGCAGCGACACTTCAGGTTCCAGAATTTTTCGAACCCGATGTCGGCCGCAAATCCGCTTTCAGTCACGAGATAATCGCCCATGCGTGTTCCCAGCATGTCGGCAATCACGGAATTCTGTCCGATGGCAATATTGGCAAACGGTCCGGCGTGCACCAGCACCGGATTGCCCTCGATGGTTTGGATCAGGGTGGGGTTGATGGCCTCCAGCATGATGGCGCACATGGCGCCGTCGACTTCCAGATCGGCGGTCGTGATTTCTGCTCCTGATGTGCTGTAAGCCACCACCATTCCGGCAATGCGTTCGCGCATATCCTTCAAACTGTTGGAAACCGCCAGAATGGCCATCAGCTCACTGGAAACCGAAATGGCAAATCCGGACTCCATTTCCAGTCCGTCCATTTTTCCGCCTTTACCGATGGTAATGTTGCGCAGCGACTGCGCACAGAAATCCATTACCCACTTGATCTGCACACGGTCGGGATCGATGTTGAGCCGTTCAATGCCGATCTGGGCGAGGCGCTCATCGTCGTAGTTATGTTCATGCTGCATGCGGGCGGTGAGCGCCACCATGCAGAGATTGTGGGCGTTGGTGATGGCGTCGATATCGCCGGTAAGCCCGAGCGTGAACGGGGCGAGCGGAATACACTGCGCCAGTCCGCCGCCGGCCGCCGAGCCTTTAATGTTGAAGGTGGGGCCGCCGCTGGGCTGCCGTATGGCGCCGACGGGTTTTTTGCCGATTTTTCCAAGGCCTTCCACCAGTCCCATCGTGGTGGTGGTTTTGCCTTCGCCCAGCGGAGTGGGGGTGATGGCGGTGACGTCGACATATTTTCCGGGTTTGGAATTTTTGACGCGGCTCCAGGCTTTATTGTAATCGATTTTGGCGACGTTGCGTCCCATCGGAATCAGTTCGCCGTCCTGCAGTCCGAGTTTTTCACCGATTTCCCGGATTGACTTCATCTGGGTTTCAGCCGCTTCGGCAATCTGCCAGTCCGCCATCTTTGTTGGATCAAGTTTCATAACAATTTCTCCTGTCGGTTTTCCAGGGATTGGAAAATCAGTTCTCCTGTTTGCGCAGATAAAGAATCCAGTAGATGGTACCCACAAAAAGGGCGCCGCCGACCATATTGCCCACCGTTACCGGCAGCAGGTTGTTCAGCAGGAAGCCTTGAAGGGTGAGATTGGAAAGATCAGCCCCGTGCAGCTGGGAAACAATGTCCGGGTTGGATTTCAGGATCAGCCCGGCGGGAATCAGATACATGTTGGCAATACTGTGCTCAAAGCCCATCGCGACAAAAGCGGTGATCGGAAAAATGATCGAAAGGATTTTGTCGGTGACCGAACGCGAGCTGTAGCAGAGCCAGATGGCCAGGCAGACCAGAATATTGCAGAGCATGCCGCTGACAAAGGCGGCGGTGAAAGTATGGCTGACTTTATAATTTGCAATGGATACCGCTTTGGCACCGATCACCCCGCCGTGATCGGTCCACTGTCCGCTGAGGTGAAAAAGCAGGAGCATGGCGAGCGAGCCGACCAGATTACCGAGGAACACAAATACCCAGCCTTTGAGCATCCGGGAAATCTTCACCTTTTTGGACAGGCAGCCCATCACCACCAGCGTATCGCCCGTAAACAGATCGGCCCCGGCCACGATCACCAGGATCAGCCCCAGCGAAAAAGCCAGTCCGCCGATCAGTTTGGTCATTCCGAATCCCATCGTGGAACCGGTGATGGCCAAGGTGTAAAATGCGCCGCCGAGAGCAATGAAAGAACCGGCCTGTACGGCCAGAAAAAAAGCGCTGATGATATCGCGGTTGGCTTTACGCAGGGCCGAAGCCTCCGCCCGTTTGGCCATGGCCGCAGGAATGTATGCGTCGTATCGATCGTCGTTCATAAAAATTAAACCCCTTAACATGCTGAATTAAGCCCGCAGACTGTCACAGAATTCAGCGATCAGTTCAACCGCATCGTTGGTTTTCTCCGGGGCACCGTCCATAGCCGTCCAGACGTAAGGCTGCACCGCAGGTTTCAGATCGCTTTTTTCAGGGCCGCCGAGAGGGGGCGCAGTGCGGCTTTTTCTGTGTTTCAATCGGGTGTTGCTCGGGTCAGCCTTCCAGCGGAGCCCGCTGAAAATGAGCATGATAATGCTGTTGCTGACGCAGGGCGGCCGTCACGGTGTTTTTCATCAGAATCGAGAGCGTTACCGGGCCGACGCCTCCGGGCACCGGGGTGATCCAGCCCGCGGTTTCCTGGCAGGAGGCGTAGTCGCAGTCGCCAACCACTTTGGTTTTTCCATTTTCGTCTTCAATGACGTTAATGCCGATATCAATGACCACCGCGCCGGGTTTGATCATATCACCGGTCAGCAGACCGGCCTTGCCGACGGCCACAAAAACAACATCCGCACGGCGGGAGTGAACCGCAACTTCGCGCGTCATATGGTGGCAGACCGTTACGGTCGCGCCTTCGGCCATCAGCAGAAAGGCAATCGGTTTGCCGACAATTTCGGAGTGGCCGATCACGCAGGCTTCGAGGCCTTCAAGCTTCATGCCGGTGCTTTTCAGGATCTCGACCGAGGCCTTGGCGGTACACGGGGCCAGCTCCAGTTCGCCGTAAACAATGTTGCCGATCGATTTCGGGTGCATGCCCTCGACGTCTTTCAGCGGATGAATCGTTTCCTGCAGTGCTTTAATGGGCAGGTGTTCGGGGACCGGACGCTGGAGAATAATGCCGGTGACCGTCGGGTCAACATTGAGGTTGGTGATGGCGGCGGTCAGCTCCTCTACGGAAATGTTTCCGGGATAGTGACGCTCGTCGAATTCGATGCCCACTTTATCGGCATTGCGTTTTTGGTTGCGCACATAAAGATCCACGGCGTTATCGTCGCCCACTTTAATGGAGACGAGTTTCGGGTTCCAGTTCTGCTTTTTAAGGGCAGCCACGTCCAGGGCAATCTGTTCCAGCAGTTTATCCGCGACTTCG is part of the Pontiella agarivorans genome and encodes:
- a CDS encoding corrinoid protein, giving the protein MARNEELYEAVLKGKRKDVAALVQTEIDKKADVEEILMESMVPAMAEIGDRFSRNEAYVPEMLIAARAMQAGLDLLEPLLEAAGHEPIGKVAIGTVKGDLHDIGKNLCAMMLKGAGFEVMDLGVDCDVEKYREAVDSGAQLVLLSALLTTTMPYMKEVVAGLSGSGAKILIGGAPVTQDYANEIGADGYSDDANTCVLAAKEALGVAA
- a CDS encoding formate--tetrahydrofolate ligase gives rise to the protein MKLDPTKMADWQIAEAAETQMKSIREIGEKLGLQDGELIPMGRNVAKIDYNKAWSRVKNSKPGKYVDVTAITPTPLGEGKTTTTMGLVEGLGKIGKKPVGAIRQPSGGPTFNIKGSAAGGGLAQCIPLAPFTLGLTGDIDAITNAHNLCMVALTARMQHEHNYDDERLAQIGIERLNIDPDRVQIKWVMDFCAQSLRNITIGKGGKMDGLEMESGFAISVSSELMAILAVSNSLKDMRERIAGMVVAYSTSGAEITTADLEVDGAMCAIMLEAINPTLIQTIEGNPVLVHAGPFANIAIGQNSVIADMLGTRMGDYLVTESGFAADIGFEKFWNLKCRCSGLKPDAVVIVATVRALKMHGGGPQVKPGKPLDPAYTHEELALLEKGCENLKAHINIVKKSGASPVVCINGFYTDTEAEHNLVRRIAEEAGARCAVSKHWELGGDGAVELAQAVVEACEEENRFEFLYDLDMPLMERVHKIATELYGADGVDWSETATKKIEAMQNDPKTVEMAICMVKTHLSLSHDPDFKGAPKGWRLPIRDVLIYKGAGFIVPVAGDIKLMPGTGSNPGFRKIDVDTDTGKVTGLF
- a CDS encoding formate/nitrite transporter family protein, which encodes MNDDRYDAYIPAAMAKRAEASALRKANRDIISAFFLAVQAGSFIALGGAFYTLAITGSTMGFGMTKLIGGLAFSLGLILVIVAGADLFTGDTLVVMGCLSKKVKISRMLKGWVFVFLGNLVGSLAMLLLFHLSGQWTDHGGVIGAKAVSIANYKVSHTFTAAFVSGMLCNILVCLAIWLCYSSRSVTDKILSIIFPITAFVAMGFEHSIANMYLIPAGLILKSNPDIVSQLHGADLSNLTLQGFLLNNLLPVTVGNMVGGALFVGTIYWILYLRKQEN
- a CDS encoding bifunctional 5,10-methylenetetrahydrofolate dehydrogenase/5,10-methenyltetrahydrofolate cyclohydrolase, with the protein product MNHNDIAGREVADKLLEQIALDVAALKKQNWNPKLVSIKVGDDNAVDLYVRNQKRNADKVGIEFDERHYPGNISVEELTAAITNLNVDPTVTGIILQRPVPEHLPIKALQETIHPLKDVEGMHPKSIGNIVYGELELAPCTAKASVEILKSTGMKLEGLEACVIGHSEIVGKPIAFLLMAEGATVTVCHHMTREVAVHSRRADVVFVAVGKAGLLTGDMIKPGAVVIDIGINVIEDENGKTKVVGDCDYASCQETAGWITPVPGGVGPVTLSILMKNTVTAALRQQQHYHAHFQRAPLEG